DNA sequence from the Nakaseomyces glabratus chromosome E, complete sequence genome:
AAGCCTACGCCATCTGGGGCTCAAAAACAGCTAAAGATGAACTAACAGTACATTTAGATGCGGGCGTATATTACCCTATTAGGTTATTTTATAATAACAGAGAATATGATGGTGCACTCAGTTTTACATTTAAAACAGAATCAAACGAAAACACTGTTAGTGACTTTTCAGAgtattttttctctctcgATGACACAGAGGAGGGCTGCCCAGGTTTAATCAGCTACGATTCTTCTTGTGCTTCTGTTAAAACATCTAAAATAATTGGTATTGATTATCATACAGAGACTCCAAATGAAAACTTAGTTCCAATAACCAAAACAATTTATCATCTTGGAATACCATGTACTGGTACTACTACTACACCCCTATGTGGCTCTGGGTTTTACGATCCACTAGCAAATAAGTGTGTAACAATAAACACATCATCTACTTCATCTGTGACAAAAACAACTTCACATACAACTTCCAAAGAAGTTTCGTTTCATTCAAGTATCAGTTCGCAGAAGACTCTAATTCCCAAGAGTATACCTAGCCCATACGGACCAATAAAATCACAGTCTATACCAACAGAAATGGAAACATCATCAGAAATATCATCAAGCGAGTATGCTTTCTCAGATGTGATTAGTACACCCTCCCATTCGCCATACACGAAGAAACATAGTTCGTTGAATAGTAGCAGTTATACATCAACTGTTATACACAGTCTTACATCGTATTCTATCTCTCAGGGTATTTTCTCCACTAGCCTTAGTGAGCAAAATATTACATCGAAGTCTTCTACAGATAAATTTTCAACTGCAACATCAATGAGCAATAGTATTACACAATCAAGTATTATAATATCCCAATCCTCAACAAACAATGAAAACTATACAACGACTTCAATGCATACTTCCTCCGATAAAATTTCAACTGAAACCTTGAACAATTCAATTAGTACAACAACCAGTATATTATTCAGTAATTCCAGTACcatattaaaaaataacacAACAATAATATCCTCAGATAAAGATACACATTATCATCCTGTTAATCCTACAATTGTATGTTCTACAAACAAAACCGAAATTATTTGTGCTTCAATAACTCAACCTTCAATATCTAATTCGAATAATCACTGGAGCTCATCTGTCCTAAGATTCAACAGCACAACGGTTCGTTCAACACTTCCTTCATCAGCAGGCTCTAATGAAACCTCAATAAACGTACCTTTCTCATCTAGCACCGAGAGCAATGCCAGTACGAGTTCTACCTCAACCTCCAACAGCAAAACGGTGCGCTCAACACTTCCTTCATCAGCAGGCTCTAATGAAACCTCTATAAACGTACCCTTCTCATCTAGCACCGAGAGCAATACCAGTACGAGTTCTACCTCAACCTCCAACAGCAAAACGGTGCGCTCAACACTTCCTTCATCAGCAGGCTCTAATGAAACCTCTATAAACGTACCCTTCTCATCTAGCACCGAGAGCAATGCCAGTACGAGTTCTACCTCAACCTCCAACAGCAAAACGGTGCGCTCAACACCTTTTTCATCAGCAGGCATTATCATGACCAGCTTATcacaaagaaataataaatcGGCTAGCAGTTACGCTAGTTCTAATTCTAAATGTTACAATACTGCTGATTCATGTCGCAAGGTACATAGCACCCCATCATATCTACTAACTAGTAGTTACACATCTGAAGGTGTTGATTATGACTGTTCGTTAGTCTCAACTAAATTAAAAATCAATGATACTAATTGCCTGAATAACAAACATACCACAAAATCCTGTTTGAAAACTTCTGTTACTACAACAATACCAACActtgaaataaaaaccGCAAGAAAATCCTCCTCCAATACTATTGGCCTCCATTCATACCCCACTTCCAGTCCCAAcaaatcaatatcatcagcACCAATTATAGGCTACATTTCATCCTTTAAGACAATTAAAACAGCCAGTCCATCTTACCAAACTTCAGATCTCACAACTATCACAACTATAACAAGCTTAAACAATCCAGGTTCAACAGCAGTGGAGAATACACACGAATCCAACGATAAATCCAGAAAGACTAGTAGTAATGATATCTCTTCGAAGCATAGCGTAATCAAGGAAACCAAAGACGCTGTAGAATCATCGAACAAATCACATCAAACAAACACACTCAAATGTAGTTCAATTATCATAGCAAGCTCTTCACACAACAGTTATGAGTCTTTAGGTGGAACAACATTAACTTTGACATTAAGTAAAGTATATTCGCCACAGAATAATGACACCTTACCATTTTTGGAAATATCTGAAGTGAACCCATCGCGTACAGTACTTCCTGAAAGTTCTAAAATGATGCAATATTTAACATCAACAGAAGAGAGGAATAAAACAGCGAGGAACACAATAGCAACAAACATCGTCAGTATAAGTACATTCCACTTC
Encoded proteins:
- the EPA1 gene encoding EPA1 (CAGL0E06644g~Putative adhesin-like cell wall protein (adhesin cluster I); predicted GPI-anchorl; N-terminal ligand binding domain binds to ligands containing a terminal galactose residue); this translates as MILNPALFLNKCVCIYTTLILLLLTNGGYATSSNDISLASKDPTTFPLGCSPDITTPKKGLSMELYSYDFRKKGSYPCWDAAYLDPNYPRTGYKSHRLLAKVDGVTGNINFYYHATKGCTPQLGHLPASYNYPKPLTMTNFTMLLYGYFRPKVTGFHTFTISADDLLFVNFGAGNAFDCCRRDSSADHFGNYQAYAIWGSKTAKDELTVHLDAGVYYPIRLFYNNREYDGALSFTFKTESNENTVSDFSEYFFSLDDTEEGCPGLISYDSSCASVKTSKIIGIDYHTETPNENLVPITKTIYHLGIPCTGTTTTPLCGSGFYDPLANKCVTINTSSTSSVTKTTSHTTSKEVSFHSSISSQKTLIPKSIPSPYGPIKSQSIPTEMETSSEISSSEYAFSDVISTPSHSPYTKKHSSLNSSSYTSTVIHSLTSYSISQGIFSTSLSEQNITSKSSTDKFSTATSMSNSITQSSIIISQSSTNNENYTTTSMHTSSDKISTETLNNSISTTTSILFSNSSTILKNNTTIISSDKDTHYHPVNPTIVCSTNKTEIICASITQPSISNSNNHWSSSVLRFNSTTVRSTLPSSAGSNETSINVPFSSSTESNASTSSTSTSNSKTVRSTLPSSAGSNETSINVPFSSSTESNTSTSSTSTSNSKTVRSTLPSSAGSNETSINVPFSSSTESNASTSSTSTSNSKTVRSTPFSSAGIIMTSLSQRNNKSASSYASSNSKCYNTADSCRKVHSTPSYLLTSSYTSEGVDYDCSLVSTKLKINDTNCLNNKHTTKSCLKTSVTTTIPTLEIKTARKSSSNTIGLHSYPTSSPNKSISSAPIIGYISSFKTIKTASPSYQTSDLTTITTITSLNNPGSTAVENTHESNDKSRKTSSNDISSKHSVIKETKDAVESSNKSHQTNTLKCSSIIIASSSHNSYESLGGTTLTLTLSKVYSPQNNDTLPFLEISEVNPSRTVLPESSKMMQYLTSTEERNKTARNTIATNIVSISTFHFEGEGNAIRMGYTQLLLMLIGIIVMNIGT